TCTAAGTGGGCGCTGGGGGGCATAGGACCCTCTGTGTACAGCAGTATGGGGCCGTGCCCGAACCCTGGCAGCACCAGCACTACAGGGTGAGGGGATCTTAACAGGTAAATATAAATCTCACCTTATCTGGCTTCCCTAAATTCAGCTCGGAGAAAAGATGGATCATGTGAGTGGGACTGAGAGGTTTATGGAGCCGAGCTCTTGTGGCTGTAAATCACTCTGCCCTCTCCGGTATAAAGCACCGGTCCAGCCCGGCGTGGGAGAGAGGAGACGCTTGCTGCCCCTTGACCCCCAACTTGGTGTCGGCTTCCGGTGCAGCCAGGTGCGTGTCCCTGGCCAGGGGACTGTCAGATTTGGGGAGTGGGACTTTGTAAAGGATTCGGCCTAGGGTcgcttcttcttctctctgtacAATATTTCCAGGCCAGGTAGGGAAGGTGCAGCTTTCAGATTTTCTCGTTTTCCCCAGTGCTTGGTCCAGTACCCTTAGTCCCCACATTCCGGGGTCCCCAAATCCAGGGATCAcatgggaggaaaggagagccCCCTGAGTTGACTTAGAATCCTGTCCTtgccccccccccgcgccccggCTTCGGACCTCGCAGTGATCCCTTCAACCTCCTCCAGTCGCCCCCACCATGTCGGAGGAACTGGTCCCGCATCCCAATGAGAGCCTGCCGGGGCCTCGGGCCAGCCCCCGTGAGGTGTGGAAAAAGGGCGGCCGCCTGCTGTCGGTGCTGTTGGCTGTCAACGTACTGCTGCTCGCCTGCACGCTCATCAGCGGCGGTGCCTTCAACAAGGTGGCGGTGTATGACACGGACGTGTTCGCGCTGCTCACCACCATGATGCTGCTGGCCGCGCTATGGATAGTCTTCTACCTCCTCCGCACCGCTCGCTGTCCAGACGCGGTGCCTTACCGGGATGCTCATGCTGGTCCCATCTGGCTCCGAGGTGCCCTGGGAGATGGGGATGAGAGTGGGGTGGACACTCTGGGGAGCTGCAGTCTGGGACTCGTGGAGGACCTTCAGGGTGTGACTTTGGGGTAGTCAGGTGTGCAGTGCCCTGGGAAGGAAGAGCAAACATGGCGGAGGGCTTCCTGCGGGAGGGGGTTCTAGGGGTTAAAGGAAGGAGCTTCATTGCCTTGTGTAAAGATTGGAGAGATGATCATAGAGAGAGCCTTCGTGAGGGGAAAAGCAGAAGACGATAGCAGCTGGCAAGGTCTGTCTAGAGGCCTTGCCCTTACCTGtgcagagaggtggggggggggcacataggatgtccttcctcttcccagtcAATCCTGCACCATgtcccacccacctactcatctTTCAGTCCTTCCATTtgcccactcacccactcatcaTCCGTTTATCTGTcccccattcatccatccatccacccacccacccacctgtttATGCTCTCTCTCATCCATCCACCCAGTGGTCTCTcaatccattcatttgtctatcCATctaatcatcttttctttcattcattcatctccAGCCATCCAGCCACCCACCTGTTCATTTATCCATTCAACCTTGGatccacccattcattcatctttCAGACATACAGtcgcccatccatccatccatccatccatccatccatccattcacttgACCTCCTAACCTCTCCAACTCAATCCATTCTTCCTTCCAGTGATCCACCCATGCCCTATTCCCACCCGACTAACCCCTCACCCTTCAGAACCTATCATCCGCCCTGCAAGCCCCGCCTCCTGCCTCTCTGATACACCGCTCCCCTGCTGGCCCTGATTCCCAGGTGGGCTGGTGCTCTTTGGAATTTGCACCCTTGTCATGGATGTCTTCAAGACTGGCTACTACTCCAGTTTCTTTGAGTGCCAGTCGGCCATCAAGATCCTGCACCCCATCATCCAAGCCGTGTTTGTCATTGTCCAGGTGGGTAGAAGGAATGTCCCCAAGCCTCGTGCTTGGCAAGAGGTCAGGAGATCTGAGCCCCACACATACCCCGCCCCATCCCTGAGCAATTCAGCAAATGGCACTGGACTGTGGTAGAGATCATATGACCCCATAAACGAGGGGATACTGACTCACGAAGTGGCACCTAAATGTCAGCTTCTACTTAGGGGTGCTGTAATTTTAGTTCAGCCTAAGTGGTGTCAGTAATTAACACCCAAGAGGTGCAAGTTGTGACAGCTGGCCCTGTCTAATAGAACCTTGGATGtctatggggggagggggggtgtcagTCTCTGCCTACTGCTGTGCTGTAGCCATGACCATGGCTGGGGCTTGTTTGGTCTCAGCCATAGCTCTGTGTTTGATATTTGTTTAGGAGGCAGGGCATCCCGTAAGTTACAGTTTTTCAGACAAGTTCaaatcaatttcttttcttttctttttccctttgtgaCTCACTTCAagcagcccagactggctttgaactcctgcttTCGCCTCCCAAGTTGGGGAGATTTCAGTAGTGAGCCACACCTggctctcaattttttttttaatgtgttgcaTAAAGATAGTTTTGAAAGAGCTGACTAAGCCGAGGCAGGattgctcttgcataggaccagAAGAGAAGCTCACCTTCTAGTGTAAGCAAGGTGGCTACATGGATGAATGATGCCACTCACATGTGGCTGCAGCATTTAATATAACTTCagtcttttacattttataagtCTGAAGAACGCTCagggaaaatgaaaacacaaaatacttCCATGTCGGTTAGTCCCATGACAGGGGTTCAGAGGTCGTTAGAAGAGGGCAAGGCCTTTCTAATCCACAAAGGAAGAAGATGGCAGGGGATATGCACGAAGAGGCCAGAGGTGTGGACCAGACAGTCAGGAGTACAAGGTCATTCACCATTACATAATGAGCTCAAAGCCAGtccttgagaagctgaggcaggcaggcatctgtgaatttgaggccagcctagtctacagatggagttccagggcTGCctagagagactgtctcaacaacaaaaatcctcaaAGACCTTTCTTACCTTGAGACTTGAGGAAGACCAGGCCTGAGGCTGACCTTGTTCCCCAAAATACATCATTTGGTATGCAAGAAAACACTTGGCAGTCTATCACCCCAGCCCcgtgcccacccccaccccccaatctcaTCAAGGTGAAAGTGTTTTACAGGTGACATTTTCTCAACctttaagaaacagaaagaggactggagagatggctcagcggttaagagcggttactgctcttcagaggtcctgaattcaaatcccagcaaccatatggggctcacagccatctgtaatgagatcagatgatctcttctggggtgtctgaagacagccacagtgcacttacatataataaataaataaataaataaataaataaataaataaataaataaatctttaaagaaagggggagagagagacccttttaaaaaaatgtttcagtgtAGAGTAGAAAGAGAAATTATTCATTCTCCTTTgtaaagctaaaataaacctgaCCATTTAGTATACGGGTTATTGGGGTAGACGAAGCATCACACTGGGTGTGGGTAGGCTTTGGTGTCTGGAGATTAGCCCACGTACACAGTCCTGCGcctgcccccctctctctgtgcagACTTACTTTCTCTGGATCTCCGCTAAAGACTGTATCCATACCCACCTGGACCTGACCCGGTAAGAACCACAGCTTAGTGTCTGAGGGCCAAGGGCTCACCTAGCATGAGAGAGCGGGCTTGTTGTCCTGGGTGTGGCCCTTCTCTTTACATCCTTTCCTCCCTGCCCTCTTGCTTTCCACTGACTGAAGGGTGCCCTTTCCCCTAGTGGGGTCTAAGCCACAGGACACCCACTGGCCCTCTGTTAGCTGACACCCCACTGGGCTGAGTCTTGCTTCCAAGTTCACCATTCCTGTTCATATGGGCCCTTCTGCCTCCTCACTTCATAAGCCCACCTTCCAGGAGGGCTCTTGACCCTGCCTTGCTTTGCCAGGGACCCATCATGAGTCCAAGACCTCATGAGCTTTTTAATCACCTCATCCATCATCCTGAAACAGGTGTGGGCTCATGTTCACCCTCGCCACCAACCTTGCCATCTGGATGGCAGCCGTAGTGGATGAGTCCGTGCACCAGGCCCACTCCTACAGTGGTTCCCATGGCAACACCAGCCACACCCGCCTCACCCCTGACTGTAAGTTCCCGGTTAACACCAGCCCTGTGGCTGCCAGGCATTGGATGGCCGCTTTGCGTATTCATAGTCAGTCAACCATGTCCTTGCCAGGGCATGGTGGTAAAGGTAGAGGCTGGGGACCTCTTCCCACCCCGGGCACTCCCTCAGAAGTGTGGGTGAGGTGACAAGGAACAAGAGTGTATAATGTGCTTCCTCATCCTAGAGGGTACAGTCTAGGCCATACTGTCCAGATCTCCATCTGACCGCCGCGAAGgagccctgactttcctcacaAAGGGCCAGGGTGAGGGAgttgaggaaagagaaggaaggcagagtggCTTAGCCATTCCAGcatgtggaggaaggagaggcaggaaacCACCCCTAGTGTGATGACGTCATGATGATGTCACTTGGGCCTATGACTGTCGTGCGCAGTGCAAAGTGCTTCAGATATTCTATGTAACCACTTCTTTTTGGAGATATATACTACTAATGTTCCTGTTTTATAGAAGCAGTAACTAAGCACAGAGAGGCTAAGTCGTTGCCCAGGGTCACAGAGCCTAAAACTGAAGTGCTCAGATGTATCTTTGCTTATAGCCAGTGAGCTACCCTAAGGAAGAACATCCCTCAGGGTCCTCTGTGTCTAGTGCTCTGGACTTCTCCTCTCTCCAGGACCAAACTAGATAACTAAGACACCCACAAACACCTGGAAACCCTCTGTCACAGGGGAGGCTTCAGAAATTAGAAGCATGGCCCTAGCCTGCAAGGACACCCCAGCCTAGAAGGGCTGATGAGGGCCTACCTGGTGTATATACAGGGAATCCCGATGAGGGTGAACACAGCCCCAGGCAGGCGGTCATCTTAACAGACGAAACTGGATCGAGGGAGGCTGCGGTATTGGGAGTTGTCATTTTTTCTTGGCTCACCCACTACAATCCTCAGACCACActgagcctcagcttcttcaTCCGCGGATCCAGCTTGGGGTGGGACCAAAAAAGGCCTTTGCTGAGGTCCTGGGTGTCCTAGACAGCATATTCTGGATCCCCCCCTTGGTGCAGCACAAACTGAAGGGACGTCGGGAATCGTGGTGGGGGCCTGCACACAGCACCAGGAAATGTTGGGCTGTCAAATGCGGGCAGAGCTGTAGAGAGTGGACCTGAGGGAGATTGCTTCCTCCCTCAGAAGGAGTCTGCCTATCTCAGGGAACAAAGGGTTATGGGTGAGGAGGGATGAGAGAAATGGAGGGGAGCAGATTTGtagttctggttttctttttaatctgtgcagtgtgagtatgtatgtgtgtgttctctgtgtgcaCACGTGGTGTGTGTGGCCAGAAAACAGCTTCCAAGAGTTGGGTCTCTCCTTCGATCACGTGGGTCCTAGGTCTTCAGACttagcagcaagcccctttacccactgacccatcagATTTCCACCTTGCTTTCTTATCTCACTAAACCTGGACCTCACAGCTGcagctggactggctggccagcaagccccagggatttcctgcctctgcctccccagagctgggattccaggcatatACCACCACGTCACTATGCCAAGCGAACCTCCCCCAGGGCTGCTAGCTCTCTACATACGGCTCTCCCCACATGTGCTGCTAGCTCTCTATGGCTCTCCCCACATGTGCTGGCCCAGCACTCCAGCTGCTGGGAccagcctccctgccccccccccgccccctgcccccactGTTACCATCACTTCAGTTTGTGCCGCACCAAGGGGAATTCAGTGCTGTCTAGGACACCCGGGGCCTCAGCAAATGCCTCTTTTGGCCCCAGGTACTgtggagtcaaactcaggttctcacaccTGTGGGCCAAGAACCTTTCCAAACTGAGTGaggctcctctccctgcttcaggTTTTTGTTACTTTGTATCTTTAGCTCAGCCTTGTCTTGCAGTGTCTGGCACAATGACTAATTATGGACTGAATGGAGATGCCAGAGTGAAGTCCTTTGGGCTGGCAGAAAGAACCCCTGGCCTCGGGGAGGCTAGCGTCCAGTCCTGTGTCCTTCTCTCCACAGCAAAGCGTGCAGGAGGCACAGCTGAAGAAGACCCGTGCCTCTGCAGCACTGCCATCTGTCAGATCTTCCAGAAAGGCTATTTCTACCTGTATCCCTTCAACATCGAGTACAGCCTCTTTGCTTCCACCATGCTGTACGTCATGTGGAAGAATGTGGGAAGGCTGCTCGCCTCCACCCACGGCCACGGCCACACACCGTCCAGGGTCAGCCTGTTCCGGGAGACCTTCTTTGCCGGCCCAGTCTTGGGCCTACTCCTCTTTGTGGTGGGGTTGGCTGTCTTCATCCTCTATGAGGTCCAGGTGAGTGGAGAGAGAGGCCACACCCGACAAGCCCTGGTCATCTACTACAGCTTTAACATTGTCTGTCTGGGGCTCATGACTCTGGTCAGCCTGAGTGGCTCAGTCATCTATCGTTTTGACCGTCGGGCCATGGACCATCATAAGAACCCGACACGGACCCTGGATGTGGCCCTGCTAATGGGCGCCGCCCTGGGCCAGTATGCTATCTCCTACTACTCTATCGTGGCTGTGGTGGTGGGCTCTCCCAGAGACCTGCAGGGGGCGCTCAACCTGTCCCACGCTCTACTCATGATTGCTCAGCACACCTTCCAGAATGTCTTCATCATTGAGAGCCTCCATCGGGGACCTCCTGGGGCTGAGCCTCGTGAAATGCCCCCCAAGGAGCCCTGCCAAGGCATCACCTTTGCTAACCTGGATGCTATCCGCACCTTGCCTTCCTGTCCACCCACCCCCAGGCTGGTCATTCCCAACCCAGAAAGTCCTCAGGAAGCAGTAGCTATCATCTCGGCCCCCAGGTGCCACTGGCGACGTCGGTGCCTGAAAgacatctctctgtttctcctgctctgtAACGTCATCGTGAGTAGTCCAGTGACGTGGGGGGTGTATGGGTTGGGGGGCACCCCTAGGTTGGGGGAGAATTGATGACCACTTAACCTTCTCTGTCTTGCCCCAAACTCATTCTAGAATCTTCTATAAGAGCTGGTTCAGAGAGGGACAATTGTAGCTTCTAGGCACACAGCATTTCAGGGCACAAGGACAGAAGGCAATCCCCAGCCCTCTGGCAAGCTGATGGAGGGATCCCAGGGAAGGCTGacatggagggggagggggaagtgagaGGAGCCGAGAGCTGTGTGGGGGTGAGGGCCCTCACCCCCAGGTGGGAGGTGTGACAGCTCCCAGGATCTTGTGACCTGCCTGCTTCTCAGAATAATTGGAACAGCCTCAGGAAGTCACAGAGATCAGGGTAAGTGTGAGCAGCCCGTTGGCAGGGTACAGTGGAGGGCCAGCTGGGAAGAGCGGCGTGTACAGCAGCTGCCCCCTTCCAGGTGACTCGGCAAAGTGAGAGTCGTCATCCGGCACAAGTCTGTTCTTTGGAAGGAAACACCCCAAGCAGAAGCCCTCATAAGAAGAGGGTACCCTccaaagagaaacactcctaGCATAGCTACACCCAATATAACCATGCCCCAACATAGACACAGTCCCCAACACAGAAATATCTGACACAGAACCGTGAACCTGCAGGGACTGTCAGTCAGCCTCTGGGACTGTAGGTCCCATGCCCCCAGGATTTGCCCAACCCTCAGAcagaaaataataggaaaaaaatctgatCCTATTAAACAGGAATTTTTCCTTGTCATTATGCCCTAAATAGAACAAAGTATCAGCAATTcccataatatttttatattgtgaaCACAGTAATTTGAAGTATACAAAAGGATGTCTGTATATAAGTTATTTTATGTATCGTTTTATGTAAGGAACTTGAACTGTGTGCTGGGTCCCTGAAATGTTGTTTCTGGGGTGAGATCTTTCACCAGTCCCCACCTACACCTACTGAAAACTGCACATCTCAAGTGGACAAAAAGCATCtctaatgaaatctgactccatACGAAACAGACAATTTTTTTTACTATATCCTACAGTAGAATATCCCTCATGTAGAAACACCCTTAACACAGGCATAGCTAACCCCCACCCCCTATGCAGACTTCCAACAGTcaattttactttaaagaaaaataaaatcagtcatcAACCCCTGACCTTAAAAGTAGAAGCAATAAGGCTCAGAACTCATAGTGTCTGGGGCCCTTGGTGGTCTAtggtctgcctctgccccttccccACCTTCAGCCTAGCCTTTTGCTTGGGAGTTGTCTTCCAAAAGACCATTCTTTCTCCAAGTATctgagttcaaatcactctcTGCAGCATGGTTCCCGTTGCTCATTTTCTAGAACAGAAACAAACTTGAGAGAGGATATGATATCCCCTGAGAATGGAGTTAATTGGCACAGGggtgaggctagccttgaacacttGACCTTTTGTCCCATATCCTACACCCATAAGGTCTGAGTTCCTATCTAGGGGTGAAGCAGGAGTCTAGCCTTAGACTTCTCCTATACATTGAAGGGACAGGGAGTAAGTACCAGAGGAGGGTTGGAGCGGGGCAGCCTTAGGCTTGACTGGCTCTAGTCTACCACTAGCACTGAAGCACACATATGCCCAGCTCCTTCAGCATATATATCAATTTCTTACATCACCTATTAAAGCTCCCATCTGACAGGGAGGCCAGGATAAGAGGGTGGGAAGAGTGACTTCAGGTGGGTCCCCTGCTGAGGAGTGGGCCAGTTTAGTTAGACACACTTCCTCTGTTCCACAATGCTGGAGGTTAGCTCTGGGTGACACTCAGTCCTGGATGGTCACCAAACTAGAAGGCTAGATGTGATCCCGTTCTTTCCTGCTCAGCCAAGCTCACACAAGTCACAAGCAGGCTCCTGATGTATGCCTTtcttccccaccctccccaccccccacagctgTGGATCATGCCTGCCTTTGGCGCCCGCCCGCACTTCAGCAATACCGTGGAGGTGGACTTTTACGGTTACTCCCTCTGGGCGGCCATCGTCaacatctgcctgccttttgGCATCTTCTACCGAATGCACGCTGTCTCCAGTCTACTGGAGGTCTATGTACTGTCCTGAAGctccacagagagacagagcagaggaaCGCCAGCACCTGGAAGTGAATCAGGCTGGCACTCGCTCTCTGCCTGCCCCAGACTAGAATTTTCACTAAAGTTTATTTTTCCAGGATGAGTTTTTAAAGTCAAAATCAAGACATGCCCATTTATTCCTGCATTTATTCTTAGagccttgggagacagaggcagggaaacTGTTCCCTGCAGAATCCCCTAGGACCAGACAGGATCAGGAAATACCGTCTCTGACTCTATCTCTAATCCCAGCCACATGGCCTGTGTACTCTCTAGAGATGAGACCAATAAACCTGCAAGCAATCCCTTTGTCCCctcttcttgtctcagcctcaCCTGGAATGATGGCAGGAGGTCTGAGCTGGTTCGGGGTTGTTTTCAGACATCCACCTTTTCAGTGGGTGAGCTGAGCTGAGTGTCCTCAGCAGGCTTTCTAAACAGTGGATAGCAGGGTGACTGGGAGGGACCAGCAAGTGCCTCCCAAAAAGATGAATGTGATCATCTTTCTTATGGTGCAGGAAAGTTAGGGAAGATTGATTTCATCTAATGCCCATGctttacaaagaaggaaacaggCTTGTGGATATAAAGAACCAACGCCTTTCTACCAACAATAATAATTCAtcagctgtgtgtgtatgtatgtgcacttgcacatatgtgtagtgggtgtagaggtcagaggtcaaccccaGGAGCTCTCCATGTTGTTCTCCCCCCTTTTGgggtgcgcgcgcgtgtgtgtgttcacgtgcaTGCATGAGTGACAGCACATCTATGAGAGCATGTGCCCGCATCCTATTATTCCTTGAAACTCAGAGCTCACTCACGTGGCTAATCTTAGTAGCCCACTAACTCTGGGGATTCCATCTCTGACCTCTAAGGCTGGACTAACAAGAGTGGCCACAGCCAGGGGACATTCGTCATTTGTGTGAGTTCTGCAGATCTGTCTGGGTGCTTTAACCCGAGAGCCAGCATTGCgtttgcctgcgtgtatgccATCAGATCCTGTGGGACTAGAGCTACAAACAGTCCTGAACCAGCATGggggatcctctggaagaacagtcagtgctcttccctgctgagccacctctccagttcccaTCATTGAAGACAGGGTTCCACCTGTTCCTCCTCCTGGCCCTTGTGTTAGAAGTGTGCTGCTGCACCCAGCTTTCCACGTGGGGTTGAGAGCTGCCGCAGGCCTTCACACCTGTGTGGCAATTGGGAGGATGACTGAGCTCGCCCCAATccctcaaactttttttttaaatgagcagcagaggcttttgttgttgttttggtttgattgaTACATAGCAATTGTGGCATTTTTAGATCTGGGTACTGGCATATTGGTCACCTCAGACAGAgactgtggtgtttgtgtgttgggaACATTCAAGGTCTCCTCTCCTTGCAGTTGAGAAATACACAATGGATTGTTGCCAGCCATTATTACCCTCCTGTGCTATAGAATCACAGGAGGTAATCCTCCTGCCCGACTGAGCCTAACCCCATTAACCCTAAGCAGCAGTTTTCCTTCTCAGGAATGTGAGGGTCATGAGTATCACAGGAACATACTGTAGGAATAAGCAGGTGCCCCCAGCTTAACAGGAGCTGGGAGAGTCCTTACCTCCCTGGGCTCAGCTTGGGGTCCTAGAGGATGCTCTCCAAAGCCACAAGAATTCTGCATGGCCACAGCTGTGTACTGAGACCGAGGGAAGTGGAAGTAACACCAAAAGCTAGAGGGGTCAGAGCTGGTTTTGTGTTACATCggggtggttttttgtttttgtttttgagacagggtctcttggaGTCCAGCTGGCTTCTGActccctgtgtagccaaggatgaccttttACTCCAGATGGCCATGCCCCACCCAAGTACCGGGATTGCTAGTGTGCATTGATaagcttgttttgtttatttaaaatttttaaattatattttaatgtggtgtgtgtgtgtgcgcgcgcgtgcgctcGCGTTCGCCTACTGTAATGTATAAGTGGAAGTCAAACGACAACCTACAGCATCAATTCTCTCCCTTCACcttatgggtcccagggatggaacccaggtcatcaggcttgttgggtgcctttacccactgagccatctcacaggcccggGAGATTGGACGGAaccagaagggagggagagccagGTGGGAGTGATGACATTTGGGGGTGAGAACAGAAGTCCATGATCTTTAAGGCTGTAAAGACTGATGGGGATgtgggggagagaaaaaggggagCCAAGAAGCAGACGACCAGAGAAGGTCCTGAGGACTACCTCCTCCcactctgcccctgcccccccaAATCCTTATACACCATCTCCCACCTTGGGTGTCTCCCACCCCAACTTCAGTTTCGATGTAAGACCAGGAGATGATTCTGAGAAGCCGCTTTGGTGCTCAATCAGCTAGACAGGGTGTAGAAAATATGCGACCTGGACCCGGAGAAGAGAGGTTCCCATTCACAGCTCAGCCGCCACAGGCAAGTATGGACTGAAGCCAGCTCGCTCTCTGTTCCGACCTGACGACTAGGCACCCCATTCCACTTGGGGGGCTGCCCCCACCCAGACCCCGCCACGCCTCCTGCCACGCCCTCCCGCCTCTCTGCCTTGTCATTGGCTTCACGACTTGTGCCCGAGCCCCCATGGAGTAATTAACGAGGGATTAATGAGATTCCCAATGTCAACAGAAAAATCGATGGGCC
Above is a genomic segment from Mus caroli chromosome 11, CAROLI_EIJ_v1.1, whole genome shotgun sequence containing:
- the Otop2 gene encoding proton channel OTOP2; translation: MSEELVPHPNESLPGPRASPREVWKKGGRLLSVLLAVNVLLLACTLISGGAFNKVAVYDTDVFALLTTMMLLAALWIVFYLLRTARCPDAVPYRDAHAGPIWLRGGLVLFGICTLVMDVFKTGYYSSFFECQSAIKILHPIIQAVFVIVQTYFLWISAKDCIHTHLDLTRCGLMFTLATNLAIWMAAVVDESVHQAHSYSGSHGNTSHTRLTPDSKRAGGTAEEDPCLCSTAICQIFQKGYFYLYPFNIEYSLFASTMLYVMWKNVGRLLASTHGHGHTPSRVSLFRETFFAGPVLGLLLFVVGLAVFILYEVQVSGERGHTRQALVIYYSFNIVCLGLMTLVSLSGSVIYRFDRRAMDHHKNPTRTLDVALLMGAALGQYAISYYSIVAVVVGSPRDLQGALNLSHALLMIAQHTFQNVFIIESLHRGPPGAEPREMPPKEPCQGITFANLDAIRTLPSCPPTPRLVIPNPESPQEAVAIISAPRCHWRRRCLKDISLFLLLCNVILWIMPAFGARPHFSNTVEVDFYGYSLWAAIVNICLPFGIFYRMHAVSSLLEVYVLS